DNA sequence from the Streptomyces sp. CA-210063 genome:
CCGGCCCCTGCGCCAGGTCACCGGTGAGGCCGAGTTCAACGAGGTGTTCATCACCGACGTGCGGATCCCGGACTCACGTCGCCTCGGCGAGGTCGGCGACGGCTGGAAGGTCGCGCAGACCACGCTGAACAACGAACGCGTCGCCATCGGCGGTATGCGGCTGCCCCGCGAGGGCGGCATGATCGGCCCGGTCTCCAAGACCTGGCGCGAACGCCCCGAACTGCGCACGCACGACCTCCACCAGCGGCTCCTGAAGCTGTGGGTCGAGGCCGAGGCCGCCCGGCTCACGGCGGAGCGGCTGCGCCAGCAGCTCGTCGTCGGACAGCCCGGCCCCGAGGGCGCCGGCATGAAGCTCGCCTTCGCCCGCCTCAACCAGGAGATCAGCGGCCTGGAGGTCGAACTCCGCGGCGAGGAAGGCCTGTTGTACGACGACTGGACCATGCGGCGCCCGGAACTGGTCGACTTCGTCGGCCGCGACGCCGGCTACCGCTACCTCCGCTCCAAGGGCAACAGCATCGAGGGCGGGACCACCGAGGTCCTGCTGAACATCGTCGCCGAGCGCGTCCTGGGCCTGCCCAGCGAGCCGCGCACCGACAAGGACGTCGCCTGGAAGGACCTCGCCCGATGACGGATCTTCTCTACTCCGAGGAGGAAGAGGCCCTCCGCGCGGCCGTCCGCGATCTGCTGGCCGACCACTGCGACGCGGCGGGCGTCATCGCGCGCGTCGAGTCGGACGCCCCGCACGACCGCGAACTGTGGAAGCTGCTCGCCGACGGCATGGGCCTCGCCGGGCTGCTCGTCCCCGAGGAGCAGGGCGGCCAGGGCGCCACGCACCGCGAAGCCGCCGTGGTCCTGGAGGAGTTGGGGCGTGCGGTCGCGCCGGTGCCGTTCCTCACGAGCGCCGTCGTCGCCACCGAGGCCCTGCTCGCCGGTGGCGCCGACGACCTGCTCGCCGACCTGGCCTCCGGCCGGAAGATCGGCGTCCTGGCCGTCGCTCTGAACCTCCCCGCGGGGAGCGCCTACAAGGTCGTACGGTTCGAAGACGGCGCCCTGCACGGGGAGTTGACCGGCATCGCGGACGCGGCCGTCGCCGATGTGCTGCTGGTGCCCGCCGACGACGGCGGCCTGTACGTGGTCGACGCCTCGGCCGCGACCGTCACCCCGCAGGTGTCCCTGGACCTCACCCGGCCGCTGGCCGAGGTGGTGCTCGACGGGGCGCGGGGCCGTCTCCTCGGGGACGCCGAGCCCGCCGTACGCCGTGCCCTGCGGGCCGGAGCCGGGCTCCTGGCCTCCGAGCAACTCGGCCTCGCGGACTGGACGTTGACCGAGACGGTCCGCTACCTCAAGGAGCGCAAGCAGTTCAACCGGCCCGTCGGCGGCTTCCAGGCGCTCAAGCACCGCCTCGCGCAGCTGTGGCTGGAGATCGTCAACCTCCGGGCGGCCGCCCGGAACGCGGCGGACGCGCTCGCCACCGGCAGCGACGACGCCGATGTGGCGGTCGCCGTCGCGCAGGCGTTCGCGGCGCCCGTGGCCGTGCACGCGGCCGAGGAGGCGCTGCAACTGCACGGCGGGATCGGCATGACCTGGGAGCACCCGGTCCACCTGTATCTGAAGCGGGCGAAGGCCGACTCGATCGCGTACGGCACGGCGGGCGCCCACCGGGCAGCCCTCGCCGAACTCGTCGACCTCCGAGCCCCCTGACGTACGACCGGAGAAGAACAGGGAAAGCCCGCCCCACCTGGGGCGGGCTTTCGCATGTGCGCACAGCGACGCAGGTGAACGAACGACGGCGGTCCGGCCAACTCCCCGCACGGCCCTGCTCATCGGCCTCTTCCGGCTCGCATACTCGCTGAGTCCGTAACCGGCCCCACCCGGAAGGCAGAGCATGGCCCTCACCACCCGCCGCAGAGCTCTCACCACCCTCGGCGCCGCCCTCGCGGGCGCGGTCGCCCTGCCCGGCACGAGCGCGCTGGCCGGCGAACAGAAGCACCGCCCGCGCCCGCTGTGGCGCGCCCACGCGCACAACGACTACGAGCACCCGCGCCCCCTCCTCGACGCCCTCGACCACCGCTTCGGCAGCGTCGAGGCCGACATCTTCCTCGTCGGCGACCAGCTGCTCGTCGCCCACGACGCCGCCGACCTCGACCCCACCCGCACCCTCGAATCCCTCTACCTGGACCCGCTCGCCGCCCGCGTCCGGACGAACCACGGTTCGGTGTACCGGGGTCACCGCAAGCCGCTGCAACTGCTCATCGACCTCAAGACCGAGGGCGCGTCGACATACCTCGAACTCGACCGCCATCTGCGGCGCTACCGGAACCTGTTCACGACGTACGCGCACGGCCGGGTGTACCCGGGCGCGGTCACGGCCGTGATCTCCGGGGACCGGGCCGCCCGGGTGCCCATGGAGGCGCAGAGCGTGCGGCGCGCCTTCTACGACGGCCGGCTCGCCGACCTCGTCAGCGCGACGCCCGCGCCCGCCTCCTTCATCCCGCTGATCTCCGACAACTGGACGCTCAACTTCACCTGGCAGGGCGTCGGCCCGTTCCCGGACACCGAGCGCGCGAAGCTGCGCCAGATCGTCTCGACGGCCCACGGACGCGGGCAGAGGGTGCGGTTCTGGGCGACGCCCGACGTGGCGGGCCCGGCCCGGGACGCGCTGTGGGGCGAACTGGTCGCCGCGGACGTGGACCACCTCAACACGGACGACCTGGCGGGCCTCGAAGCCTTCCTGGACGCCCACCGGTCGGCGTAGACCGGTCCGGTCAGGACACGTTCGACACCACTCGTTCGGCGGACACGTCAGCCGCACGGACGAACCCTCCGCTACGCCACACTTACGGCCGAATGCCGCGAAGTGGGCGTGGCGGAGGAGGTTGACGATGGCCATTTCCATCTCTGTGGTGCTGCTGCTCGTGATTTTGACGGTGATCTTCCTGCGCAACGGCGCGCTGAAGTTCTCGCACGCCGCCGTCTGTGTGCTGCTCGGCTTCTACATGGCGAGCACGAGCCTGGCGCCGACCATCCACAACGGCCTCACGGCGACGGCGGACATCGTCAGCACGCTGAAGCCGTGAGTGGGGGCGGGGGCGCCTAGTAGCTCGGGGCGTGCTGTGTGTCGGCGGGTGCGGGTGGTGTGTGGTTGCTCGCGCAGTTCCCCGCGCCCCTTGAAAGCCCCGGGCGCGACCCAGGCCGTCAAGGGGCGCGGGGAACTGTGCGACCAGCCCCCACCCACCCGCGGCCGAAGAACTCGCTCAGGGTTTCGTGAAGACGCCGATGCCGTTCGGCACGGCCCGCTCCGTGCCGTCGGTCGGATGGTTCCGTACGGTGACGGCGCTCGCGCCCGGGGCGCGGGCGACCAGGGTGCTCGATCCGCCGCCGTCCAGGCTGAAGGCGTCGACGGCGCCCAACCCCCGCATGGTGTCGGCGACTTCCGCGATGGTGAGCCCGGTGCGGTAGGCGGCGGCGCCGTCCAGGGCGAGCAGCAGAAGACGGTGACCGTCGTCGGCGACGCCGGCGGCCGTCCGTACCGCCGAGGTCGTGCGGTCGAGGCCGGGGAGCGGCAGGCCGCCCCGGAGGACCGGGTAGCCGCCGAGCGCGAAGGCGTACGGGGTCCTGGTCGACGACGCGACGAGGCGGTGCCGTACCTCGACCGGGTCGCCCGGGGAGAGTGCGCGCAGCCGCTGGGCGCCCGCCTCGCGGCCGACGAGGACGGTGGTGCCGGACTCGATGGCGCCACTGCCGGGGGTGCCGGCCGTGCGGACCACACGGCCTCCCGAGACCACCACCTCGTGGGTGTCGGCGCTGCACGGCGCCGCCCGGTCGGTGTCCGTGCCGCAGACGGCCCGCAACCGGGACACCTCACCCCAGTCCGCGGTGAACGCCCCGACGGAACCGACCGGCAGGGCGTACTGGTTGAGGCCGCCGAGCGGGAGAGCGCCCTCGGCGGTGGTGAC
Encoded proteins:
- a CDS encoding acyl-CoA dehydrogenase family protein yields the protein MTDAAELRRRTAELLAAYPPATTDRVDFLRARFDAGLAWVHYPEGLGGLGAPRSLQAVVDADLEAEGAPDNDPRRIGIGLGMAAPTILAYGTQEQKRRYLRPLWTGEEVWCQLFSEPGAGSDLAALGTRAVREGDEWVVNGQKVWTSSAHIARWAILIARTDPDVPKHRGITYFICDMTDPGVEVRPLRQVTGEAEFNEVFITDVRIPDSRRLGEVGDGWKVAQTTLNNERVAIGGMRLPREGGMIGPVSKTWRERPELRTHDLHQRLLKLWVEAEAARLTAERLRQQLVVGQPGPEGAGMKLAFARLNQEISGLEVELRGEEGLLYDDWTMRRPELVDFVGRDAGYRYLRSKGNSIEGGTTEVLLNIVAERVLGLPSEPRTDKDVAWKDLAR
- a CDS encoding acyl-CoA dehydrogenase family protein, with translation MTDLLYSEEEEALRAAVRDLLADHCDAAGVIARVESDAPHDRELWKLLADGMGLAGLLVPEEQGGQGATHREAAVVLEELGRAVAPVPFLTSAVVATEALLAGGADDLLADLASGRKIGVLAVALNLPAGSAYKVVRFEDGALHGELTGIADAAVADVLLVPADDGGLYVVDASAATVTPQVSLDLTRPLAEVVLDGARGRLLGDAEPAVRRALRAGAGLLASEQLGLADWTLTETVRYLKERKQFNRPVGGFQALKHRLAQLWLEIVNLRAAARNAADALATGSDDADVAVAVAQAFAAPVAVHAAEEALQLHGGIGMTWEHPVHLYLKRAKADSIAYGTAGAHRAALAELVDLRAP
- a CDS encoding phosphatidylinositol-specific phospholipase C/glycerophosphodiester phosphodiesterase family protein, whose amino-acid sequence is MALTTRRRALTTLGAALAGAVALPGTSALAGEQKHRPRPLWRAHAHNDYEHPRPLLDALDHRFGSVEADIFLVGDQLLVAHDAADLDPTRTLESLYLDPLAARVRTNHGSVYRGHRKPLQLLIDLKTEGASTYLELDRHLRRYRNLFTTYAHGRVYPGAVTAVISGDRAARVPMEAQSVRRAFYDGRLADLVSATPAPASFIPLISDNWTLNFTWQGVGPFPDTERAKLRQIVSTAHGRGQRVRFWATPDVAGPARDALWGELVAADVDHLNTDDLAGLEAFLDAHRSA
- a CDS encoding phosphodiester glycosidase family protein, translated to MTRRGGRFRTVLTVLAAWSVLAGAALVGAAPASGAPGAVVVAPGIEYTEFDIRAAKGVAHAHVLSVDLRSRQVGVGLLYPGKVAARATVSRLATSAGAVAGVNGDFFNITETQHPGVAATGASVGPAIAQGHALKAAVPNGQRFGPALPPGTSTKDVLGVTADGTARLDSIALDGSVTTAEGALPLGGLNQYALPVGSVGAFTADWGEVSRLRAVCGTDTDRAAPCSADTHEVVVSGGRVVRTAGTPGSGAIESGTTVLVGREAGAQRLRALSPGDPVEVRHRLVASSTRTPYAFALGGYPVLRGGLPLPGLDRTTSAVRTAAGVADDGHRLLLLALDGAAAYRTGLTIAEVADTMRGLGAVDAFSLDGGGSSTLVARAPGASAVTVRNHPTDGTERAVPNGIGVFTKP